One genomic segment of Pueribacillus theae includes these proteins:
- a CDS encoding zinc-dependent alcohol dehydrogenase family protein — protein MKAAVMEQLKEPLVVRNVEDPTIDDNGAIVRVKANGICRSDWHAWMGDLSWIGLTLEMPWVMGHEFTGVVEEVGKNIKNFKKGDRVIIPFSQGDGTCEQCLSGHHNICDNLVMPGFAYWGGYGEYSAIPNADLNMVKLPDEVGFEEGASVGCRFMTSFHAVTEQANVKPGEWVAVYGQGGIGLAATHIANAAGANVIAIDIGQDKLDFAKKVGAAVTINSKDTNASEAVQEITKGGAHVSIDALGIQETILNSVLSLRKRGRHIQIGLTSSDQQGMTALPTDVITAKELQFIGSFGMQAPNYPSMLQMIGAGKLDPGQLVTNRVSIEEASGIIEGMGDYNTLGVTVVNKW, from the coding sequence ATGAAGGCAGCCGTAATGGAGCAATTGAAAGAACCGCTTGTTGTAAGGAATGTGGAAGACCCGACAATTGACGACAATGGGGCAATCGTTCGTGTCAAGGCAAATGGGATTTGCCGATCGGATTGGCATGCGTGGATGGGTGATCTTAGCTGGATAGGACTAACGTTGGAAATGCCGTGGGTAATGGGACACGAATTTACAGGCGTAGTTGAAGAAGTTGGAAAGAATATCAAAAATTTTAAAAAAGGCGATAGGGTAATCATTCCCTTTAGCCAGGGGGATGGCACATGTGAACAATGTCTCTCAGGGCACCACAACATATGCGACAATTTAGTGATGCCTGGGTTTGCCTATTGGGGAGGGTACGGAGAGTATTCAGCCATTCCGAATGCTGATTTGAATATGGTAAAGCTGCCCGATGAAGTAGGGTTTGAAGAAGGTGCGAGTGTCGGCTGCCGATTTATGACCTCCTTTCACGCGGTTACGGAACAGGCGAATGTAAAGCCTGGTGAGTGGGTTGCTGTTTATGGGCAAGGCGGTATTGGCTTGGCTGCAACTCATATTGCAAACGCTGCGGGAGCGAATGTTATTGCGATTGATATTGGACAGGATAAGCTTGATTTTGCGAAAAAAGTAGGAGCCGCTGTAACAATCAACAGCAAAGATACAAATGCTTCGGAAGCCGTCCAAGAAATCACGAAGGGTGGGGCCCACGTATCCATCGATGCGCTTGGCATACAAGAGACAATTTTGAACTCGGTATTGTCGCTTCGAAAACGCGGCCGGCATATTCAAATCGGCTTGACATCGAGCGATCAACAAGGAATGACAGCATTGCCAACGGATGTGATCACAGCAAAAGAACTTCAGTTTATCGGATCGTTTGGTATGCAAGCCCCGAATTACCCCTCAATGCTTCAAATGATTGGCGCTGGTAAGCTTGATCCAGGACAGCTTGTAACGAATCGCGTTTCAATTGAGGAAGCAAGCGGTATTATCGAGGGAATGGGAGATTACAACACATTGGGTGTAACAGTCGTTAATAAATGGTAG
- a CDS encoding BCCT family transporter — MPSNKLQAFTPVFKISASIILILVIIGVAIPDTLEYVTNNVQSFISTSFGWYYLIVVTFFVLINIILLFSPVGRIKLGKIDDKPDFSRPTWIAMLFSAGMGIGLVFFGAAEPISHYAIQSPTGETGTNQAIRDAMQFTFLHYGIHAWAVYGIVALILAYFNFRHDKRGLISQTLSPLLGKKSGWPMGKYD; from the coding sequence ATGCCTTCAAACAAACTCCAAGCCTTTACCCCTGTATTTAAAATTTCAGCTAGCATTATCCTAATACTTGTCATCATAGGCGTTGCAATACCAGACACCCTAGAATATGTAACGAATAATGTACAGTCGTTCATTTCAACTTCATTTGGTTGGTATTATTTGATCGTTGTTACTTTTTTCGTACTTATTAATATCATTTTGCTTTTTAGTCCTGTTGGCAGAATCAAACTTGGCAAAATAGATGATAAACCCGATTTTTCTCGCCCAACTTGGATTGCGATGCTGTTTAGCGCAGGAATGGGAATTGGGCTCGTATTTTTTGGCGCTGCTGAACCGATTAGCCACTATGCCATTCAATCCCCAACAGGAGAGACCGGTACGAATCAAGCGATACGGGATGCGATGCAGTTTACTTTCCTCCACTATGGCATCCATGCATGGGCAGTTTATGGAATTGTTGCCCTTATTTTGGCTTATTTTAATTTCAGGCATGACAAAAGAGGATTAATTAGCCAAACATTAAGTCCCTTGCTAGGCAAAAAAAGCGGATGGCCTATGGGGAAATACGATTGA
- a CDS encoding YjcZ family sporulation protein, giving the protein MGFGYGYPGWGNPGFGYPGYEAAGYGGGYAGGYGGGCGAPGGYGGNAFVLIVVLFILLIIVGAAYVR; this is encoded by the coding sequence ATGGGATTTGGTTATGGATATCCAGGTTGGGGAAACCCAGGTTTCGGATATCCCGGTTATGAGGCCGCTGGATATGGCGGCGGCTATGCTGGTGGATACGGCGGTGGCTGTGGCGCTCCCGGCGGGTACGGCGGTAATGCTTTCGTGCTAATTGTCGTATTATTCATCCTATTAATTATTGTAGGTGCAGCCTACGTACGTTAA
- a CDS encoding YjcZ family sporulation protein, with protein sequence MSAPDCGGYGGGAGFALIVVLFILLIIIGTAYVY encoded by the coding sequence ATGAGCGCTCCTGACTGTGGTGGATACGGAGGAGGAGCCGGCTTCGCGCTAATTGTTGTACTGTTCATTTTATTAATTATTATAGGTACAGCATACGTGTATTAG
- a CDS encoding YjcZ family sporulation protein, translated as MSGVAGGYGAGAGFALIVVLFILLIIVGAAYVW; from the coding sequence ATGAGCGGAGTTGCTGGTGGATACGGTGCTGGTGCAGGATTTGCACTAATCGTCGTATTGTTCATTTTGTTAATCATTGTTGGAGCTGCTTACGTTTGGTAA
- a CDS encoding ABC transporter substrate-binding protein — protein MLRKSFIYLFVLIMVASLLAACGKDDKEASGDSTKQATVKIGYFPNLTHIATIVGLEKGYFKEELGDDVEITTKTVSNGGLFMEAMATKAIDVGTVGPGPLLNFYVKNPKFHIISGAVNGGAVLVASEASGVKDLADLDGKRVAIPVIGSTQDVMLRKALQEVDLKPTTNGGTVELFASAPADTVSLFIQDQVEAAATQEPWGYVLETQAKGKLLLDWDEFAWGKESTNTVVAASEDFLKKKELVKAYLAAHKKSVEFIQENPAEAQDVVMKHIKDLTGKELNKEEVEAAFSKLEVTTDVNEKVIQEMADISLEAEYVPNNNIDGMIDLSFLEEIK, from the coding sequence GTGCTGAGAAAATCGTTTATCTATTTATTTGTTTTGATTATGGTTGCCAGTCTGCTTGCTGCTTGTGGAAAAGATGATAAAGAAGCATCAGGAGATTCTACTAAACAAGCAACAGTGAAAATTGGATATTTTCCCAACCTGACGCATATCGCAACGATTGTAGGCCTTGAAAAAGGCTACTTTAAAGAAGAGCTTGGGGATGATGTTGAAATTACGACGAAGACAGTCAGCAATGGTGGATTATTTATGGAAGCCATGGCGACAAAAGCAATCGATGTCGGAACGGTTGGCCCGGGGCCTCTCTTAAACTTTTACGTTAAAAATCCTAAATTTCATATTATCTCAGGTGCCGTGAATGGCGGTGCTGTTCTCGTTGCAAGTGAAGCGAGTGGAGTGAAAGATTTAGCAGATTTGGATGGGAAAAGGGTTGCCATTCCGGTTATTGGAAGCACGCAAGATGTGATGCTTAGAAAAGCGCTTCAAGAGGTTGATCTGAAACCGACGACAAACGGAGGAACAGTCGAACTTTTTGCTTCCGCTCCAGCAGACACCGTCTCTCTTTTTATCCAAGATCAAGTAGAAGCCGCGGCTACGCAGGAGCCTTGGGGTTATGTACTTGAAACACAGGCAAAAGGCAAGCTGCTTCTTGATTGGGATGAATTTGCATGGGGGAAAGAATCGACAAATACTGTTGTTGCAGCAAGCGAAGACTTTTTAAAGAAAAAAGAACTTGTCAAAGCATATTTGGCTGCGCATAAAAAATCTGTAGAATTTATACAGGAAAATCCGGCTGAGGCTCAAGATGTGGTGATGAAGCACATCAAGGATCTGACAGGGAAAGAGCTTAATAAAGAAGAAGTTGAAGCCGCCTTTTCCAAGCTTGAAGTAACCACCGATGTGAATGAAAAAGTGATTCAAGAGATGGCTGATATTAGCCTGGAAGCGGAATATGTACCAAATAACAACATTGATGGCATGATTGACCTTTCATTTTTAGAAGAAATTAAATAA
- a CDS encoding YihY/virulence factor BrkB family protein — translation MKEDKFINFGKAIFERIQHVRATEIAAELAYYFLLSLFPFLIFALTLLPYLGITTDDILSLVAPYTPDQAMNLIQDNLKTILDSRKGGLLSFGIIATIWSASNAINGIIKALNQAYEVEETRHFLVARGLAILLTIGMVVVIVVALLLPVFGKAIGHFIFSFLGLTETFLVVWEVFRWLISFSVIAFVLTFIYYMGPNKRLKFKQVMTGGIFATVGWLLSSYVFSFYVSNFGNYSSTYGSLGGVIILMIWFYVSAFIIILGGIINVLIHHKKEKAA, via the coding sequence GTGAAAGAGGATAAGTTCATTAACTTCGGCAAAGCAATATTTGAACGGATTCAACATGTAAGAGCGACAGAAATAGCTGCAGAATTAGCTTATTACTTTTTGCTGTCGCTCTTTCCTTTTTTAATTTTTGCATTGACACTTTTACCATACTTAGGGATTACAACGGATGACATTCTTTCGCTAGTTGCTCCTTACACACCTGATCAAGCAATGAATCTTATTCAGGATAATTTAAAAACGATTTTGGACAGCAGAAAGGGTGGCCTATTATCTTTTGGGATTATCGCGACAATTTGGTCTGCATCAAATGCCATTAACGGGATTATTAAAGCATTGAACCAAGCATATGAAGTTGAAGAAACTCGTCATTTTCTTGTCGCAAGAGGCCTTGCGATTTTATTGACTATTGGTATGGTTGTTGTCATTGTTGTCGCCCTATTACTGCCTGTATTCGGTAAAGCGATTGGTCATTTTATATTTTCATTTCTTGGGCTGACAGAGACATTCCTTGTTGTGTGGGAAGTGTTCAGATGGCTCATTAGTTTTTCTGTCATTGCATTTGTTTTGACTTTTATCTATTATATGGGACCGAATAAACGCTTAAAGTTTAAGCAAGTGATGACAGGAGGCATTTTTGCAACGGTTGGCTGGCTTTTATCTTCCTATGTCTTTTCCTTTTATGTATCAAATTTCGGAAATTATTCCTCCACTTATGGTAGTTTAGGAGGCGTTATCATTTTAATGATTTGGTTCTACGTGTCAGCCTTTATTATCATTTTAGGCGGTATTATTAACGTGCTCATTCATCATAAAAAAGAAAAAGCCGCGTAA
- a CDS encoding ABC transporter permease: MTTALRRIIFIAIIAVIWEVTSRFSGLPDFMFPSLTQVLGTLFNGLVSGQITAAVFKSLSRLFLGFAIAITIGLLLGYLIWRFKLIEDTLGFVVTALQSIPSIVWFPIAIIWFGLNDLSILFIVTIGATWTMTISAASGFKNVPRLYQRVAKTFGSKGFHFIRTVILPASVPQLISGLRIAWAFSWRALMAGELLGAGGGLGQLLETGRSLGQMDLVISIMIIIAVIGTIMDNVVFLRLDRSVQKKWGVSQQ; encoded by the coding sequence ATGACTACAGCTTTAAGGCGAATCATCTTCATCGCGATAATAGCGGTGATATGGGAAGTCACATCTAGGTTTTCAGGCCTCCCCGATTTCATGTTTCCAAGCCTTACGCAAGTGCTCGGGACTTTATTCAACGGGTTGGTTAGCGGACAAATTACGGCTGCTGTTTTTAAAAGCCTTAGCAGGCTTTTTCTCGGTTTTGCCATTGCCATTACGATTGGGCTCTTATTGGGCTATCTTATTTGGCGCTTTAAATTAATCGAAGATACATTGGGCTTTGTTGTTACGGCCCTTCAGTCCATTCCGAGCATCGTCTGGTTTCCAATCGCCATTATTTGGTTCGGTTTAAACGACTTATCCATTTTGTTTATTGTCACAATCGGAGCAACATGGACGATGACGATTAGTGCGGCGAGCGGCTTTAAAAACGTACCGCGGCTTTATCAGCGGGTGGCCAAAACATTTGGTTCAAAAGGCTTTCATTTTATACGTACTGTGATTTTGCCAGCTTCGGTTCCGCAGCTTATTTCAGGATTGCGAATTGCTTGGGCGTTCTCATGGCGCGCATTGATGGCTGGGGAACTCCTCGGTGCCGGGGGTGGGCTTGGCCAGTTGCTTGAAACGGGAAGATCGCTCGGCCAAATGGATCTCGTGATTTCAATTATGATTATTATCGCTGTCATTGGAACGATTATGGATAATGTCGTCTTCTTGAGGCTGGATCGCAGTGTGCAGAAGAAATGGGGAGTCAGCCAGCAATAA
- a CDS encoding YtxH domain-containing protein, with product MKRKNVKKKILTGAVVGTLAGVAVAMLDKRTRKNMIVKTKSYSQNTMHWIREVKEDPHTFMSNVKEGVDQVSKSFKEVADTLQNIFVHLDEVKKMSSKVIEMAKDAGEDMKEVGSSLVNLNSHSENNLEYGAPMEKGETYPKLH from the coding sequence ATGAAGAGGAAGAACGTTAAGAAAAAAATTCTTACAGGTGCAGTAGTGGGAACGCTTGCTGGAGTAGCAGTTGCCATGCTTGATAAAAGAACGAGGAAAAATATGATTGTTAAAACAAAAAGCTATAGCCAAAATACGATGCATTGGATTCGAGAAGTAAAAGAAGATCCACACACCTTCATGAGCAATGTAAAAGAAGGCGTTGACCAAGTTTCAAAAAGTTTCAAGGAAGTAGCCGACACATTGCAGAATATATTTGTTCATTTAGATGAAGTGAAAAAAATGTCCTCGAAGGTAATTGAAATGGCAAAAGATGCAGGCGAGGATATGAAGGAAGTTGGCAGCAGCCTCGTTAATCTTAATTCCCATTCTGAAAACAACCTTGAATATGGCGCTCCAATGGAGAAAGGAGAAACCTATCCTAAACTGCATTAA
- a CDS encoding low molecular weight protein-tyrosine-phosphatase, whose protein sequence is MARVLFVCLGNICRSPMAEAIFRDMVNKEGLGHKINIESAGTGSWHVGSPPHKGTATLLSEKGISTEGMKARQIVPEDADKFDYIIAMDSQNLIDIKKAIQAKEGVVMTRLLDLVEDAPFFDVPDPYFTGDFDEVYELVVKGCQALLERIKNERLADA, encoded by the coding sequence ATGGCTCGCGTGTTATTCGTCTGTTTAGGAAATATTTGCCGTTCACCAATGGCTGAAGCTATCTTTCGGGATATGGTGAATAAGGAAGGGCTTGGGCATAAAATAAACATTGAGTCAGCCGGTACCGGTTCATGGCATGTAGGAAGCCCGCCGCATAAGGGAACGGCAACACTGTTGTCAGAGAAAGGAATCAGTACAGAAGGGATGAAGGCAAGACAAATTGTCCCTGAAGATGCCGATAAGTTTGATTATATTATCGCGATGGATAGCCAGAATTTAATCGATATTAAGAAAGCGATTCAAGCAAAAGAAGGCGTTGTTATGACAAGGCTGCTTGATTTAGTTGAAGATGCACCTTTCTTTGATGTGCCGGATCCATATTTTACTGGTGACTTCGACGAAGTATATGAATTGGTTGTAAAAGGCTGCCAAGCATTGCTTGAAAGAATTAAAAATGAAAGACTTGCTGACGCATAG
- a CDS encoding YkvS family protein translates to MKTAKVGNIISFNEGMLGKVVAVLQNTVIADLTYMSNFDSLGVEHERQVIRHSEYKIVKME, encoded by the coding sequence ATGAAAACTGCAAAAGTAGGCAATATCATTTCGTTCAATGAAGGAATGCTCGGAAAAGTTGTAGCTGTTTTGCAGAATACGGTCATTGCAGATTTAACGTACATGTCTAATTTTGATTCGTTGGGTGTTGAACATGAACGCCAAGTGATTCGGCATAGCGAGTATAAAATTGTAAAAATGGAATAG
- a CDS encoding aldehyde dehydrogenase family protein, which translates to MEQTLDTAPKVAEFLQGTKKMFINGEWVASISEQTFETKNPATGEVLATVYEAGEEDVNRAVEAAREAFDHGPWSKMSASERSRLIYKLADLMEENAEELAQLDTLDNGKPINETRNIDVPAAIEHFRYFAGWSTKIVGQTIPVNGPYFNYTRHEPVGVVGQIIPWNFPLLMAAWKLGAALATGCTVVLKPAEQTPLSALYLAKLIQEAGFPDGVVNIVQGFGPTTGEAIISHEKVNKIAFTGSTEVGKHIMRRAADTVKRVTLELGGKSPNIILPDADLTRAIPGALMGIMFNQGQVCCAGSRLFVQKKAYDNVVADLVSHSKSIKQGPGLNTSTQMGPLVSDKQQNRVMNYIQKGQEEGAEMLTGGSNPFDKGYFVEPTIFAAVEDDMTIAKEEIFGPVVAAMPFEDLDEVIERANNTTYGLAAGLWTENVRNAHYVANKLQAGTVWVNCYNVLDAASPFGGFKQSGSGREMGSYALDNYTEVKSVFINMK; encoded by the coding sequence ATGGAACAAACATTGGATACGGCTCCTAAGGTGGCGGAATTTTTACAAGGCACGAAAAAAATGTTTATTAACGGTGAATGGGTGGCATCTATCAGCGAACAAACATTTGAAACGAAAAACCCTGCTACAGGTGAAGTTCTTGCAACAGTTTACGAAGCTGGCGAGGAAGATGTCAATCGGGCGGTGGAAGCGGCGAGAGAGGCTTTTGATCACGGGCCTTGGTCCAAAATGAGCGCTTCGGAAAGAAGCAGGCTTATTTACAAACTCGCTGATTTAATGGAAGAAAACGCTGAGGAATTGGCGCAGCTTGATACTCTTGACAATGGGAAGCCAATTAACGAAACAAGAAATATTGATGTTCCAGCGGCTATTGAGCATTTTCGTTATTTTGCCGGTTGGTCAACGAAAATTGTCGGGCAAACCATTCCGGTAAATGGCCCTTATTTCAACTATACAAGACATGAACCAGTCGGTGTTGTGGGCCAAATTATTCCGTGGAACTTTCCGCTGTTGATGGCGGCCTGGAAACTTGGCGCAGCTCTTGCGACAGGTTGTACCGTTGTCCTCAAGCCTGCAGAACAGACGCCACTTTCGGCTCTTTATCTTGCGAAATTAATTCAAGAAGCAGGTTTCCCTGATGGCGTTGTCAACATAGTTCAAGGTTTTGGCCCGACAACCGGCGAGGCTATTATCTCCCATGAGAAAGTAAATAAAATTGCATTTACCGGCTCAACTGAAGTGGGAAAACATATTATGCGCCGTGCCGCTGATACAGTAAAACGAGTGACGCTTGAATTAGGCGGTAAATCACCAAACATCATTTTGCCTGACGCCGACTTGACAAGAGCGATTCCGGGAGCGCTTATGGGAATCATGTTCAATCAAGGGCAAGTATGCTGTGCGGGATCACGTCTTTTTGTTCAGAAAAAAGCGTATGATAATGTTGTGGCTGATCTCGTGTCACATTCAAAAAGTATTAAGCAGGGACCGGGGCTGAACACGAGTACGCAAATGGGACCGCTTGTTTCCGATAAACAACAAAACCGTGTCATGAACTATATCCAAAAAGGGCAAGAAGAAGGCGCAGAAATGCTGACAGGGGGAAGCAATCCTTTTGACAAAGGTTATTTTGTCGAGCCAACGATTTTTGCCGCTGTAGAAGATGACATGACGATTGCGAAGGAAGAGATTTTCGGTCCTGTTGTTGCAGCTATGCCTTTTGAAGATTTAGATGAAGTCATTGAGCGCGCGAATAATACAACGTATGGCCTTGCGGCAGGCTTGTGGACAGAAAATGTAAGGAACGCCCATTATGTCGCAAATAAGCTTCAGGCAGGAACCGTTTGGGTCAACTGCTACAATGTTCTTGACGCGGCTTCGCCATTCGGGGGCTTTAAGCAGTCAGGAAGCGGGCGTGAGATGGGTTCGTATGCGCTTGATAACTATACAGAAGTGAAAAGTGTGTTTATTAACATGAAATAA
- a CDS encoding YlbF family regulator, which produces MSIDTEKSAILEMTEKLCETILDQPEYKEINRKINTFAYNEQAKMLYQSLYDHQMRLHQKQQQGFPVTDEESQAFQKEYEKALENDTIKEFIEAQQQIEEIEQTVNMYVSTTIKLGRLPKPEDFQSGSCGCGGGACGCGGH; this is translated from the coding sequence ATGTCAATTGATACAGAAAAAAGCGCCATTCTAGAAATGACGGAAAAATTGTGCGAAACCATTTTAGATCAGCCCGAATATAAAGAAATCAACCGAAAAATTAATACGTTTGCTTATAATGAGCAGGCTAAAATGCTTTACCAATCATTGTATGATCATCAAATGAGACTTCACCAAAAGCAGCAACAGGGGTTCCCTGTTACTGACGAAGAATCTCAAGCATTTCAAAAAGAATATGAAAAAGCACTTGAAAATGACACGATAAAAGAGTTTATTGAAGCACAGCAGCAAATTGAGGAAATCGAGCAAACAGTGAATATGTATGTCAGCACAACAATCAAATTAGGCCGTCTTCCGAAACCAGAGGATTTCCAATCAGGTTCTTGCGGCTGCGGCGGCGGTGCATGCGGCTGCGGAGGACACTAA
- a CDS encoding class I SAM-dependent methyltransferase, translating to MSDYLKFLAKFGIGGAHPGGLPLTKEILKSEKVENSMAILDAGCGTGQTAAYLSRKFRCDVTALDYEKMMLEKAAKRFEREKLPVHIVHGSTENLPFDDQSFDLVLSESVTAFTNITKSLEQYARVLKPGGRLLAIEMTKEGDFTFEEEQKVKEFYGVKDILSEKEWCNEMLHAGFYKVETIAEDTTVKHAPLEEISEFKLSQDFELHLFQIWMEHQEIMNRLRERLTYRIYKAEKSNA from the coding sequence ATGAGCGACTATCTTAAATTCCTCGCTAAATTTGGCATCGGGGGAGCGCATCCGGGGGGATTGCCTTTAACAAAAGAAATTCTGAAGAGTGAAAAAGTAGAAAATTCAATGGCGATTCTTGATGCGGGTTGTGGGACTGGACAAACCGCGGCTTACCTATCACGCAAATTCCGTTGCGATGTAACCGCATTGGATTATGAAAAAATGATGCTTGAAAAAGCGGCTAAGCGTTTCGAAAGAGAAAAATTGCCAGTCCACATCGTCCATGGCTCGACTGAAAATTTGCCTTTTGACGATCAATCATTCGATCTTGTGCTTTCCGAATCAGTCACGGCATTTACGAATATAACGAAATCACTAGAGCAGTATGCTCGCGTGTTGAAACCTGGGGGCCGGCTGCTTGCGATCGAAATGACGAAGGAAGGGGATTTCACTTTTGAGGAGGAACAAAAAGTAAAAGAATTTTATGGAGTAAAAGATATTTTATCGGAAAAAGAGTGGTGCAATGAAATGTTGCATGCAGGTTTTTATAAAGTGGAAACCATAGCGGAAGATACAACGGTTAAACATGCGCCTCTTGAAGAAATATCTGAATTTAAACTTTCGCAAGATTTTGAACTGCATTTGTTCCAAATATGGATGGAACACCAAGAAATCATGAATCGGCTTCGTGAACGATTAACATACAGAATTTATAAAGCGGAAAAATCGAATGCTTAG
- a CDS encoding ABC transporter ATP-binding protein: protein MYLTIDDIEKSFAHDGNELKVLEKINLSVEKGSFVSIVGPSGCGKSTLLYLIAGLEKADSGEIKVAGNKVEKPGPDRVVVFQEAGLFPWLTVLENVTYGLRLKKIPKQEAKEKALNILKMVHLSRYVDAYPHQLSGGMKQRVAIARSLVMEPDVLLMDEPFSALDEQTRMVLHHELLEIWKKTKVTIFFVTHNIREAVLLSEKIVVFATRPGKIKATISVPSTKDGVMPDSVTLNVEQRVLSILQEEIEKVLKEEIGDDYSFKANHLHRDNSGDMGSHI from the coding sequence ATGTACCTTACTATAGATGATATCGAAAAAAGTTTTGCGCATGACGGAAACGAATTAAAGGTATTGGAAAAGATTAATTTATCTGTGGAGAAAGGGAGCTTTGTATCAATTGTAGGCCCTTCCGGCTGTGGAAAATCAACGCTTCTTTATTTAATTGCCGGTCTGGAAAAAGCAGATTCCGGGGAAATAAAGGTCGCAGGCAACAAAGTCGAAAAACCCGGCCCTGACCGCGTTGTCGTGTTTCAAGAGGCGGGTTTGTTCCCTTGGCTTACCGTTTTGGAAAATGTGACTTACGGCCTTCGTCTTAAAAAAATACCAAAACAGGAAGCGAAGGAAAAAGCGCTAAATATTTTAAAAATGGTTCATCTAAGCCGTTATGTGGATGCGTATCCACATCAGCTTTCCGGAGGGATGAAGCAAAGGGTGGCGATTGCAAGATCACTTGTTATGGAGCCGGATGTACTGCTAATGGATGAACCTTTCTCGGCACTTGATGAGCAAACGAGAATGGTTTTGCATCATGAATTACTTGAAATTTGGAAAAAAACGAAAGTTACCATTTTTTTCGTGACGCACAACATTCGTGAAGCGGTTCTTCTGTCTGAAAAAATTGTTGTATTTGCGACACGCCCAGGAAAAATTAAAGCAACGATTTCTGTTCCATCAACGAAAGATGGGGTTATGCCTGACAGTGTAACGCTTAATGTCGAACAGCGGGTGTTATCCATTTTGCAGGAAGAAATCGAAAAAGTATTGAAGGAGGAAATCGGGGATGACTACAGCTTTAAGGCGAATCATCTTCATCGCGATAATAGCGGTGATATGGGAAGTCACATCTAG
- a CDS encoding BCCT family transporter, with protein MDIFAVIATVIGIATTLGFGAVQINGGLSYLLNVPSSILIQLIIIIAVTVLFMMSAWSGLSKGIKILSNANMILAALLFMAIFIMGPTLFILNLFTNTIGTYIENLPAMSFRIAPLNAEIREWINDWTIFYWAWWISWSPFVGIFIARVSRGRSIREFIFTVLLIPSFIGFLWFSAFGGTAIYLEHNGIDTISTLATEETLFGVLSNYPLGNVASILAMILVGVFFITSADSGTFVLGMMSTNGSMTPPNRIKLIWGILLSAIAIALLYSGGLQALQNTMIIAALPFSIIMLFMTISFLKAIHKEARELGIGKIPHQKKKR; from the coding sequence ATTGACATTTTTGCGGTCATCGCAACGGTTATTGGTATCGCGACAACACTTGGATTTGGCGCTGTACAAATTAATGGAGGTTTATCTTATTTACTGAATGTGCCTTCATCGATTTTAATCCAGCTTATTATTATCATTGCAGTTACCGTTTTATTTATGATGTCCGCTTGGTCAGGCTTGAGTAAAGGAATTAAAATTCTAAGCAATGCAAATATGATTTTAGCCGCCCTATTGTTTATGGCGATTTTCATCATGGGGCCTACTTTATTCATTTTAAATTTATTTACAAATACAATTGGAACGTATATCGAAAACCTTCCAGCGATGAGTTTTCGAATCGCACCATTAAACGCAGAGATAAGGGAATGGATCAATGATTGGACCATTTTCTATTGGGCATGGTGGATTTCGTGGTCGCCTTTTGTAGGAATTTTTATTGCTCGCGTTTCGAGAGGACGCAGTATAAGAGAATTTATTTTTACTGTTTTGCTTATTCCTTCTTTTATTGGATTTCTATGGTTTTCCGCTTTTGGAGGAACCGCTATTTATTTGGAGCACAATGGCATTGATACCATTTCAACTTTGGCCACAGAGGAAACGTTATTTGGCGTTCTCTCTAACTATCCTTTAGGCAATGTCGCTTCAATCCTCGCTATGATCCTTGTTGGAGTGTTCTTTATTACATCTGCTGATTCAGGAACCTTTGTCTTAGGGATGATGTCAACAAACGGCTCCATGACACCGCCAAACAGAATAAAGTTAATATGGGGGATTTTGCTGTCAGCGATTGCCATTGCCCTGCTTTATTCAGGCGGCCTTCAAGCACTTCAAAATACGATGATTATTGCTGCTTTACCTTTTTCGATCATCATGCTATTCATGACGATTAGCTTTTTGAAAGCCATTCACAAAGAAGCAAGAGAGTTAGGGATAGGAAAAATCCCTCATCAAAAAAAGAAAAGATGA